In a genomic window of Scyliorhinus torazame isolate Kashiwa2021f chromosome 5, sScyTor2.1, whole genome shotgun sequence:
- the LOC140420824 gene encoding uncharacterized protein isoform X3, which produces MEGRSTVHKKEKPYTCSVYGQGFGQPFDLKHKRSHTGEKPWKCEDCGKGFSYPSRLESHRRSHTGERPFSCSVCGTGFTHSSHLLRHQRVHTEEKHFKCPDCGKCYKGSGDLMSHQRVHTDERPFRCSQCGTGFRWSSQLTAHQRVHTGERPFTCSQCGKGFSQSSNLLTHQRVHSDKRPFKCPDCGKCYKSSGELMSHQRVHTDERPFRCSHCGTGFKTSSDLTVHQRVHTGVRPFICSNCGQGFTQSANLLSHQRVHTDERPFKCPDCEKSYKRSSELKSHQHVHTDERPFLCSHCGAGFGRSSQLTAHQRTHTGERPFICSQCEKGFTQSSHLLRHQQVHK; this is translated from the coding sequence atggaaggaagaaGCACCGTTCACAAgaaggagaaaccgtacacgtgttctgtataTGGACAAGGATTCGGCCAACCATTTGACCTGAAACataaacgcagtcacactggagagaaaccatggaaatgtgaggattgtgggaagggattcagctaCCCTTCCCGGCTGGaatctcatcgacgcagtcacactggggagagaccgttcagctgttcagtatgtgggacgggattcactcattcatcccatctactgagacaccagcgagttcacaccgaggAGAAacattttaaatgcccagactgtgggaagtgctataaaggtTCCGGGgatctgatgtcccatcaacgtgttcacactgacgagagaccgttcaggtgctcgcagtgtgggactgggttcagatggTCATCTCAACTCactgcacaccagcgagttcacacaggggagagaccgttcacctgctcccagtgtgggaagggatttagtcagtcatccaacctgctgacacaccagcgagttcacagtgacaagagaccttttaaatgcccagactgtgggaagtgttaTAAAAGTTcgggggaactgatgtcccatcaacgagttcacactgacgagagaccgttcagatgctcacactgcgggactgggttcaagacatcatctgacctcactgttcaccagcgagttcacactggggtgagaccattcatctgctccaattgtgggcagggattcactcagtcagctaacctgctgtcacaccagcgggtacacactgatgagagaccttttaaatgtccagactgcgagaAAAGCTATAAACGTTCCAGTGAACTGAAATCCCATCAACATGTCCATACAGACGAGAGACCATTcctgtgctctcactgtggggctgGCTTTGGgcgatcatctcaactcactgcacaccagcgcacccacactggggagcggccattcatctgctcccaatgtgagaagggattcactcagtcatcccacctgctgagacaccagcaggttcacaagtaa